A region of the Sphingobium yanoikuyae genome:
TCTGCGCCTTCGTGCGCGAAACCACTGCCTGACAATTATAATAGGAGAGACGGAACATGCTGGATCGCCGCACCCTTCTGGCTACCGGCGCCGCGCTGATGGCCGCCCCTGCCATCGCCGCGCGCAAGAGCGCCAACCCCAATTTCCCCAAGAGCTTCTACTGGGGCGCTGCCACCGCACCGCATCAGGTCGAGGGCAATAATATCGCCAGCGACTTGTGGTTCGTGGAGAATCAGCAGCCGACCGTCTTTGCCCAGCCTTCGGGCGACGCCTGCAACAGCTTCGCGCTGTGGGAAACCGACCTTGATCTGGTCAAGAATATGGGCCTCAACGCCTATCGCTTCGGCATCGAATGGGCACGGATCGAGCCGGAAAAGGGCCTCTTCTCCCAGGCGATGCTCGATCATTACAAGGCGGTGATCGACGGCTGCCATGCCCGCGGCCTGGCCCCGATCGTCACCTTCAGCCATTTCACCGCGCCGCGCTGGTTCAGCGCGCAGGGCGGCTGGACCAACCCGGAAAGCGCGCAGCTTTTCGCCCGCTATTGCGACAAGGCGATGCGCGCGCTGGGCCAGGGCATCGCCAGCGCCATCACCCTCAACGAACCCAATATCCTGCTGCTCCTGAAGCCCATGCTGCCGCCGCAGGTGTGGGACATCCAGAAACTGACGCTGGAAACCGCCGCCAAGCGGCTGGGCGTGCCCAAATATGTCTGTGTCAATGTCGCTGGCTTCGACGATCTGCCCGCGCTCCAGACCGGCCTCGAAGCGGCGCACAAGGCCGGCAAGGCGGCGATCAAGGCGGTGCGCGGCGATCTGCCGGTCGGCTTCTCGCTGGCGCTGATGGACGATCAGGCGGTCGGCGCCCATTCGGTGCGCGACGCCATGCGCAAGCAGCTTTACGGCAACTGGCTGGAGATCGCGAAGGGCGACGATTTCATCGGCGTCCAGAATTATGAGCGCGCCCTGTGGGGCGACAAGGGCCGCCTGCACGCGCCCAAGGGATCGGCCGTCAACTGGTCCGGCACCGAAGTCTGGGCGCCCTCGCTTGGCGGCGCGGTCCGCTTTGCCCATGAAGCGACCGGCGTGCCGATCCTGGTGTCCGAACATGGCGTGGGCAGCGACGATGATGCGGTTCGCGCGAAGTTCATTCCCGAAGCGCTGGCGGGGCTCAAGGCCGCGATCGACGATGGCGTGCCGGTGCTGGGCTATTGCCACTGGTCGCTGCTCGACAATTTCGAATGGATCTTCGGCTACAAGCCCAAATTCGGCCTGCACAGCGTCGATCCGGTGACCTTCGCCCGCACGGCCAAGCCCAGCGCCGCCGTCTATGGCGCAATCGCTCGCCGCAACGCGCTCTGATCGATGGCCACGCCGTCCCTGTCGCTCGGGCGCGAAGCCGCCATCGGCTTCGCCATCAATGCCGTGCTCAGCATCGCCTTCTTCCTGGGGATCTTCGGCCTGGCCGTCCGGCCGCTCAGCTGGGCAGCGCCCGACGCGCTGGCGATCGACTTCGTGCCGCAGAGCATCGCCGTCGCTTTGATGAGCGCGCTGGTGCCCGCCCTGCTCGTCCGCAAGCGGTTGGCGCTGGCCGTTCCGGTCCGGACGATTATCTTGCGGGCGCTGGGCTGCGCCCTCGTCGGGGCGGTGCTCGGCGGCGCGCTCGCGGCGCTGGCACAGGCCGGGGGCGATGCGTCGATCGCCTGGGGCGCGGCGCTCGTGCTCAAGCTGCTCTATGGCGGCCTGCTCGGCGCCGCGATCACGACCCTGGTACTGAAAAAGATAATGAGAAGGATGGCCTGATGATCCGATCGACGATCGCGCTGCTGGCGCTGCTGGCGGCCACGTCCGCCGCCGCGCAGGATGTCCGGATGGCGCCGGTCGCCCCGGTCGATCAGGCCGATGCCATCCCGCTCTGGCCTGATCAGCCCGCCCCGGCCAAGGGCGCTGACGAACAATGGTCGACCATGCATGTCCAGATCGGCGCCAACAGCATCGACAATATCATGGTCCGCAATGTCGTGCGGCCGACCATCACCCCCTATCTGCCCGATCCGGCCAAGGCGACCGGCGCGGCGGTGATCGTCGCTCCGGGTGGCGCCTTCCTCTCGCTGTCGATGACCGGTGAGGGCAGCGACGTCGCGCGCTGGCTGGCCGATCATGGCGTGGCCGCCTTCGTCCTCAAATATCGGCTGAATGAAACGCCCCGCGACGACCGGACCTTTCTGGGTGTCATGGGCCAGCGTTTCGCCGATGCCGCAAAGCCCGGCGCACAGGCCGAGGTGAAGGAACCGCGCGCCACCCAGGATGCGCTCAAGGCATTGGACATGGTCCGCGCCGATGCAGCCCGCTTCCATGTCGATCCCGCCCGGGTCGGCATGATCGGCTTTTCCGCTGGCGCGATGACCACCCTGAACGCCGTGCTGGAGGGAAAGCCCGCCCAGCGCCCCGCCTTCATCGGCTATATTTACGGCCCGATGCTGGCGCCCGCCGTCCCGGCCGATGCGCCGCCGATGTTCAACGCCATCGCCATGGATGACGGCCTGTTCAAGGGTCAGGGCTTCGCCATCGTCGAAGCCTGGCGCCAAGCAAAGCGGCCGGTCGAGCTGCACGCCTATGAGCGGGGCGATCATGGCTTTGGCGCCGGTCGCCCCGGCACCACAACCGCGCTGCTGCTGCCCGAATTCCTCGCCTGGATGGATATGCGCGGCCTGCTCGCCGCCCGCTGATTGTCTCAAGGATAGCCCATGACCCGTAAAGCCCTGCGCCTCGCCGCCCTGCTCACCTGCGCCTCGCTCGCCATGCCCGCCCAGGCCGACGACCTGGCCGACGGCTTCAACAATCCGCCCCAGTCGGCCCGGCCGCGCGTGTGGTGGCACTGGCTGAACGGCAATGTGACCAAGGACGGGATCGAAAAGGATCTCGACTGGCTGGCGCGCATCGGCATTGGCGGGGTGCAGAATTTCGACGCCAATCTGCAGACGCCGCAGATCGTCAAGGAACGGCTGGTCTACATGACCGACGGCTGGAAGGACGCCTTCCGCCACGCCGTCCAGACCGCCGATGCCAAGGGGCTGGAATTCGCCATCGCGGCGTCGCCGGGCTGGAGCGAGACCGGCGGCCCCTGGGTCAAGCCGCAGGATGCGATGAAGAAGCTGGTCTGGGCGCTGACCGAGGTCGAGGGCGGCCAGCGGGTCAAGGGCGCCCTGCCCACCCCGTCCAATGTGACCGGCGCCTTCCAGAGCGCGAAGTTCAGCGATCCGCTGGCGGGCGACGCGGAGATAACGGACCAGCCGCGCGCCTATGGCGAGGCGCGGGTGCTGGCCTATCCGATTGCAGCGGCACCCTTGCCGACGCCCCGCATCCTTGACGCCAATGGCCAGCCGATCGCGGGCGCCGCCGCGCTGGGCGATAGCGATCTGGAAACCGTGGCCCAGATGGCCAAGGGCGGTGCGGCGCATCCCGGCACACTGATCCTCGACTATGGCAAGCCCGTCACGGTGCGATCGGCCAGCCTGTTCGTGCCCCATGCCCGGCCGCCCTTCGGTGATCCCGCCTATCGCCCGACGATCGAGGCGGAAACGGCGCAGGGCTGGCAGCCGCTCGGCCGCTTCTCGCTGACCGAAGTCGCCTCCACCACCAGCTTTGCGCCCGTCACGGCGCAGCGCTTCCGGCTGGTCCTGTCGCCCAATGATGCCGCCAAGTCGCCGGGCCTGGGCGATGGCGCACCCGGCGCGGTGATGATCGACGTGTTCGGCCGCCCGGCCAGCCCGACCCTGGGCATTGGCGACCTGCGCCTGTCGGCCGAGGCGCGGATCGACCAGTTTGAAGCGAAGGCCGGCTATGCCATCGCCCCCGATTATAACCGTTTGGATATGGGTCCGGCCGATGCGCCGGCGATCGATCCGGCCAGGGTTATCGACCTG
Encoded here:
- a CDS encoding family 1 glycosylhydrolase produces the protein MLDRRTLLATGAALMAAPAIAARKSANPNFPKSFYWGAATAPHQVEGNNIASDLWFVENQQPTVFAQPSGDACNSFALWETDLDLVKNMGLNAYRFGIEWARIEPEKGLFSQAMLDHYKAVIDGCHARGLAPIVTFSHFTAPRWFSAQGGWTNPESAQLFARYCDKAMRALGQGIASAITLNEPNILLLLKPMLPPQVWDIQKLTLETAAKRLGVPKYVCVNVAGFDDLPALQTGLEAAHKAGKAAIKAVRGDLPVGFSLALMDDQAVGAHSVRDAMRKQLYGNWLEIAKGDDFIGVQNYERALWGDKGRLHAPKGSAVNWSGTEVWAPSLGGAVRFAHEATGVPILVSEHGVGSDDDAVRAKFIPEALAGLKAAIDDGVPVLGYCHWSLLDNFEWIFGYKPKFGLHSVDPVTFARTAKPSAAVYGAIARRNAL
- a CDS encoding alpha/beta hydrolase — translated: MIRSTIALLALLAATSAAAQDVRMAPVAPVDQADAIPLWPDQPAPAKGADEQWSTMHVQIGANSIDNIMVRNVVRPTITPYLPDPAKATGAAVIVAPGGAFLSLSMTGEGSDVARWLADHGVAAFVLKYRLNETPRDDRTFLGVMGQRFADAAKPGAQAEVKEPRATQDALKALDMVRADAARFHVDPARVGMIGFSAGAMTTLNAVLEGKPAQRPAFIGYIYGPMLAPAVPADAPPMFNAIAMDDGLFKGQGFAIVEAWRQAKRPVELHAYERGDHGFGAGRPGTTTALLLPEFLAWMDMRGLLAAR